The following coding sequences lie in one Paenibacillus durus ATCC 35681 genomic window:
- the rsmD gene encoding 16S rRNA (guanine(966)-N(2))-methyltransferase RsmD, producing the protein MRVVSGTAKGRSLKSVPGTGTRPTTDKVKEAIFSMIGPYFDGGAALDLFAGSGGLGIEALSRGMDSAVFIDMEPKAIDTVRDNLKAARLEDKAEVYRNDANKALAALEKRGRSFDLVFLDPPYRHKFGDELMSIMAGKGLLRQDAVIVLEHESDYEYPEHIPGFSQLRYALYGETAVSIYCYGAGSETDMGEGAQE; encoded by the coding sequence TTGAGAGTGGTGTCGGGCACAGCCAAGGGAAGATCCTTAAAAAGCGTTCCGGGAACCGGAACACGTCCTACGACCGACAAGGTCAAGGAAGCGATTTTCAGCATGATCGGTCCTTATTTCGATGGAGGGGCGGCCCTGGATTTGTTCGCCGGTAGCGGCGGACTCGGGATCGAAGCCCTGAGCAGAGGCATGGACAGCGCCGTATTTATTGATATGGAGCCGAAAGCAATCGACACGGTACGTGACAACCTGAAGGCGGCAAGGCTGGAAGATAAGGCTGAGGTTTACCGTAACGATGCGAATAAGGCGCTGGCAGCGCTGGAGAAGCGGGGGCGGTCGTTCGACCTTGTCTTTTTGGACCCTCCATACCGGCATAAATTCGGAGATGAGCTAATGTCCATAATGGCGGGCAAAGGCCTGCTGAGACAAGACGCGGTCATTGTACTGGAGCACGAATCGGACTATGAATATCCCGAGCATATTCCCGGCTTCAGCCAGCTGCGTTATGCATTGTACGGCGAGACGGCGGTATCCATTTACTGTTATGGGGCCGGCTCAGAAACCGACATGGGTGAGGGGGCGCAAGAGTGA
- the coaD gene encoding pantetheine-phosphate adenylyltransferase translates to MSLQIREERVAIYPGSFDPVTLGHIDIIERAAKQFDRLIVAVLNNLSKNPLFTVEERADLLRQVTAHLPNVEVDIFRDLLANYIRQKEAQVIVRGIRTVSDFEYELQIATINSKLNSDAETIFMMTNPKYSYLSSSVVKEIGHFGGDLTEFVTPEVERAMRLKFSVNGRE, encoded by the coding sequence GTGAGTCTGCAAATAAGAGAGGAAAGAGTCGCAATTTACCCAGGCAGCTTCGATCCGGTGACGCTTGGCCATATCGATATTATTGAACGGGCCGCGAAGCAGTTTGACCGTCTGATTGTGGCCGTACTAAATAATTTAAGCAAGAATCCGCTGTTTACGGTGGAGGAGCGAGCAGACCTGCTTCGTCAGGTGACCGCGCATCTTCCCAATGTGGAAGTTGACATCTTCCGGGACTTGCTTGCCAACTATATCAGGCAAAAAGAGGCTCAAGTCATCGTACGCGGCATCCGCACCGTATCCGATTTCGAATACGAGCTGCAAATCGCCACGATTAACAGCAAGCTGAATTCGGACGCAGAAACGATATTTATGATGACGAATCCTAAATATTCGTATCTCAGCTCTAGCGTAGTCAAGGAAATCGGCCATTTCGGCGGAGACTTGACCGAATTTGTGACCCCGGAAGTCGAGCGGGCAATGCGGCTCAAGTTCAGCGTGAACGGCCGCGAATAG
- a CDS encoding nucleoside recognition domain-containing protein, protein MNLNIARMAKKSAPFLSGGLAMLLAAAIISSPESSFNASLQGLKLWWTLVFPALMPFLMLSEMLSASGFVHAIGVLLEPLTRLVFRLPGSAGWTLALGMTSGFPGGAQGAAQLYRQGEISDREAGRLASLTHFASPVTLLIVVGASMLHSPAAGYGLLAVHWLAGLASGMTVSARASRPAEAASPAKASAGRRTSLIRRAISAAADARARDGRSFGRLLGESVSATVQCLMLAGGYIIIFAVVISIISGLWPQLPAALTSALLELHLGAQSLTSGTMPSGSGLSSGPLELALLSGAIGWSGICAQLQALAVLKPAGVRYLPFAAGRLLHGGYAFILTLLFYKPLTAFQESALPVLAGREMNLTVTSGIAAIWHYFPKLVAMHLLMLLILLLLSAAVRLALAIRGRSR, encoded by the coding sequence ATGAACCTAAACATCGCCCGAATGGCCAAAAAATCGGCTCCATTTCTATCCGGAGGCCTGGCTATGCTTCTCGCAGCGGCCATCATTTCTTCGCCTGAAAGCTCTTTTAATGCCTCGCTTCAAGGGTTGAAGCTGTGGTGGACGCTGGTCTTTCCGGCTCTGATGCCTTTCCTGATGCTGTCGGAAATGCTGAGCGCCTCCGGTTTCGTTCATGCCATCGGTGTTCTTCTGGAACCTCTTACGAGGCTTGTCTTCCGGCTCCCTGGCAGTGCGGGGTGGACGCTGGCACTGGGGATGACGTCCGGATTTCCCGGCGGTGCTCAGGGAGCGGCCCAGCTGTACCGGCAGGGCGAAATCTCCGATAGGGAAGCCGGACGTCTCGCGTCGCTTACCCATTTCGCCAGTCCGGTCACGCTCCTGATTGTGGTCGGAGCCTCCATGCTTCACAGCCCCGCAGCCGGTTACGGCTTGCTGGCCGTACACTGGCTTGCGGGGCTGGCCTCCGGCATGACAGTATCCGCTAGGGCTTCACGCCCTGCAGAAGCCGCTTCTCCGGCAAAAGCTTCCGCCGGACGCCGGACTTCCCTCATCCGCCGGGCGATATCCGCCGCTGCGGACGCTCGCGCAAGGGATGGCCGCAGCTTCGGCAGACTGCTGGGCGAGTCGGTAAGCGCCACTGTACAGTGCCTGATGCTGGCAGGAGGCTACATTATCATATTCGCCGTCGTTATCAGCATCATATCAGGGCTGTGGCCGCAGCTGCCAGCAGCTCTTACCTCTGCTCTGCTGGAGCTTCATCTCGGAGCACAATCTCTGACGTCCGGAACAATGCCGTCCGGTTCGGGCTTATCCTCGGGCCCGCTGGAGCTTGCGCTGCTGTCTGGAGCTATAGGATGGAGCGGCATCTGCGCACAGCTTCAGGCCTTGGCGGTACTCAAGCCCGCCGGAGTACGCTATCTTCCCTTTGCCGCAGGAAGGTTGCTGCATGGCGGCTATGCCTTCATTCTCACACTACTGTTCTACAAGCCGCTTACCGCGTTTCAGGAATCGGCATTACCCGTTCTGGCCGGCAGAGAGATGAATTTAACCGTAACATCCGGTATTGCAGCGATCTGGCACTATTTTCCAAAACTGGTTGCCATGCATTTGCTTATGCTGCTCATCCTGCTGCTGCTGTCCGCCGCCGTCCGGCTTGCCTTGGCTATTCGCGGCCGTTCACGCTGA
- a CDS encoding SepM family pheromone-processing serine protease, giving the protein MRQYRHRTGIRAAAYLFTLIVLVYVVVFMGTPYVVYQPGDASEVAPMIKVENEDKAEKGTFMMTTVSASYANVALLLYSALNPNAEIARKADRLRDQTEEEYAATQVYYMSSSQSNAVEAAYKAAKIPFRNTTEYLFVFSVPGEAGHKQFKPGDKILTVAGQQVTDPETLSNLLSSRKVGDQVAVSLERDGKKFTEDVTLVEIKDDGKAAVKPGLGVVIGAVQKVEASEAGREVSFTDTDVGGPSAGLMFTMEIYNRLTKGDLTKGYRVAGTGTIDPSGEVGPIGGVQFKIVAADRKGAEIFFVPVQNYAVAKAKADKIGAKMKLVPVTTLGEAIRYMEKLPVKS; this is encoded by the coding sequence GTGAGACAGTATAGACACAGAACGGGAATTCGCGCCGCGGCTTATCTGTTTACGCTCATCGTGTTGGTTTACGTAGTTGTGTTCATGGGAACTCCTTATGTAGTGTACCAGCCGGGAGACGCCTCCGAGGTGGCGCCCATGATTAAGGTGGAGAACGAGGATAAGGCTGAAAAGGGAACTTTCATGATGACGACCGTATCCGCGAGCTACGCCAATGTGGCGCTGCTGCTCTATTCGGCGCTGAATCCCAATGCGGAAATAGCTCGTAAAGCGGATAGGCTTAGGGATCAGACGGAGGAGGAATACGCGGCTACGCAGGTTTATTATATGAGCAGTTCGCAGTCGAACGCCGTGGAGGCCGCTTACAAAGCAGCAAAGATTCCTTTCCGCAACACGACTGAATATTTGTTCGTTTTCTCGGTTCCCGGAGAAGCTGGGCATAAGCAGTTTAAGCCCGGAGACAAGATTCTCACCGTTGCAGGGCAGCAGGTCACCGATCCGGAAACGCTGAGCAATTTGCTGTCTTCCAGAAAAGTAGGGGATCAGGTAGCCGTATCGCTGGAGCGAGACGGAAAGAAGTTTACTGAGGACGTTACCCTCGTTGAGATTAAAGACGATGGCAAGGCGGCGGTAAAGCCGGGTCTTGGCGTTGTCATCGGCGCCGTTCAGAAGGTGGAAGCGTCGGAGGCTGGAAGGGAAGTCAGCTTTACCGATACGGATGTCGGCGGGCCCTCGGCGGGCTTGATGTTCACTATGGAAATATATAACCGCCTGACGAAGGGCGATTTGACCAAAGGGTACAGAGTCGCCGGAACCGGCACGATTGATCCAAGTGGAGAAGTAGGTCCCATCGGGGGCGTTCAGTTCAAAATCGTTGCCGCCGACCGAAAGGGCGCGGAAATCTTTTTCGTTCCGGTTCAGAATTATGCAGTCGCCAAGGCAAAAGCGGATAAAATCGGCGCCAAGATGAAGCTGGTGCCGGTAACGACATTAGGCGAAGCCATTCGGTATATGGAGAAGCTGCCGGTCAAATCATGA
- a CDS encoding nucleotidyltransferase family protein, translating to MPTVGIIAEYNPLHNGHVHHYNEAKRLSGASHSIVVMSGPFTQRGEPAMLSKRARTEMALRMGADLVIELPVAYAVQPAEWFAFGAVALLEATGVVSSLCFGSESGSLAQLLPLARFLSEESGPLQSELRSRLALGESFPAAYSAAAAQVWQDSGEAGSGPLPAASRPNVPAERKALPDDHSGTGSVPKLNEDSLAELLHGPNNSLGLHYLIALRRLGSRIAPLTVPRLGAGFHEPLRTGTAIASATALRGLLRMGGSPADYIPEYSLDILRCEQQEGRGPLDWESFRSPLLHLLSTRSAAELGGLLDVSEGLEHRLLRVLPELEQFSVSGLLSALKSKRYTRTRLQRMLLHILLNHGKEEFSSGALSQGPGYIRVLGFRESGRSLLKKMKQSATLPVITRPALCSHPHLERDLQASAAYAAAFASPLRSELYSDYLQPPVMI from the coding sequence GTGCCGACAGTAGGGATTATTGCCGAATACAACCCTTTACATAACGGGCATGTCCACCATTATAACGAAGCCAAAAGATTGTCCGGCGCTAGCCACTCCATCGTCGTGATGAGCGGTCCTTTCACCCAGCGCGGGGAGCCTGCCATGTTAAGTAAGCGGGCACGGACCGAAATGGCTCTGCGCATGGGCGCTGATCTGGTAATTGAGCTCCCGGTCGCTTATGCCGTTCAGCCTGCCGAGTGGTTCGCCTTCGGCGCGGTGGCGCTGCTGGAAGCAACTGGCGTCGTCAGCAGCCTGTGCTTCGGCTCCGAGTCCGGGAGCCTGGCGCAGCTATTGCCGCTGGCACGCTTTCTCTCCGAGGAAAGCGGCCCGCTTCAAAGCGAGCTCCGCAGCCGCCTTGCGCTCGGCGAGAGCTTTCCCGCCGCTTACAGCGCTGCGGCGGCGCAGGTATGGCAGGACAGCGGGGAGGCGGGCAGCGGACCGCTGCCCGCTGCTTCCCGCCCCAATGTTCCTGCCGAACGCAAAGCCCTTCCGGATGACCATTCGGGAACCGGCTCCGTACCGAAATTGAACGAAGACAGCCTTGCAGAGCTGCTGCACGGACCGAATAACAGCCTTGGCCTCCATTACCTTATCGCTCTGAGGCGGCTCGGCAGCCGTATCGCTCCGCTGACCGTTCCCCGGCTGGGGGCGGGCTTTCATGAGCCGCTTCGCACCGGTACTGCCATTGCCAGTGCGACAGCGCTGCGCGGACTGCTGCGTATGGGCGGTTCCCCTGCAGACTATATACCGGAGTACAGCCTTGACATACTTCGGTGCGAGCAGCAGGAAGGCCGCGGGCCGCTGGACTGGGAGAGCTTCCGCTCTCCGCTGCTGCATCTCCTCTCCACCCGCTCAGCCGCCGAGCTTGGCGGTCTGCTGGATGTGAGCGAGGGGCTGGAGCACCGTCTGCTGCGGGTTCTGCCGGAGCTTGAGCAGTTCTCCGTTAGCGGCCTGCTGTCAGCCTTGAAGAGCAAACGCTACACCCGCACACGGCTTCAGCGGATGCTGCTGCACATTCTGCTGAATCACGGCAAGGAAGAATTCTCTTCCGGCGCGCTATCGCAGGGGCCGGGATATATCCGGGTGCTCGGATTTCGGGAAAGCGGCCGCTCCCTGCTCAAAAAAATGAAGCAAAGCGCCACCCTGCCCGTTATCACACGGCCGGCGCTTTGCTCCCATCCGCATTTGGAACGGGATCTTCAGGCGTCCGCCGCCTATGCTGCGGCATTCGCCTCTCCGCTCCGCAGCGAGCTGTACAGCGACTATTTGCAGCCGCCGGTCATGATTTGA
- a CDS encoding YceD family protein — protein MKVHFRKIANADGPMHFHENVDVSEAVKGRKDILTVSPLLADLDALPAAADLVTVEGKLSGDADMLCARCLTPVKTHMDIPFAEKFKWGKEPAEPEEDGDDDLIYVTDEAVDLAPYVQESYLLHLPLSVLCTPGCKGLCPTCGHNLNEGACSCDNTVIDPRLAGLKDFFK, from the coding sequence ATGAAGGTTCACTTTCGCAAAATTGCAAATGCCGACGGACCTATGCACTTCCATGAGAATGTGGATGTAAGCGAAGCCGTCAAAGGCCGCAAGGATATTTTGACTGTATCACCGTTATTGGCCGATCTCGATGCGCTGCCCGCGGCTGCGGATCTCGTAACCGTGGAGGGTAAGCTGAGCGGAGATGCGGACATGCTATGTGCACGTTGCTTGACTCCTGTCAAGACGCATATGGATATTCCTTTTGCCGAAAAGTTCAAGTGGGGCAAGGAACCGGCTGAGCCGGAAGAAGATGGGGACGACGATCTTATCTACGTGACCGATGAAGCCGTGGATCTGGCGCCTTATGTCCAGGAAAGTTATCTTCTTCATTTGCCGCTTTCCGTGCTTTGCACTCCGGGCTGCAAGGGACTCTGTCCCACGTGCGGTCATAATCTGAACGAAGGCGCCTGCAGTTGCGACAACACCGTAATCGACCCGCGTCTTGCCGGGTTGAAAGATTTTTTCAAATGA
- the rpmF gene encoding 50S ribosomal protein L32 — MAVPQRRTSKTRRDKRRTHFKLVVPGMVKCEQCGELKLAHHVCKVCGTYKAREIIKQ; from the coding sequence ATGGCAGTACCTCAACGTAGAACGTCCAAAACACGCCGTGACAAGCGCCGCACGCACTTTAAGCTGGTTGTCCCGGGCATGGTGAAATGTGAACAATGCGGAGAATTGAAGCTTGCTCACCACGTATGCAAAGTATGCGGAACGTACAAAGCAAGAGAGATCATCAAGCAATAG
- the fapR gene encoding transcription factor FapR, with protein sequence MPKKERQQQLLQIIEENPFVTDRELTRQLKVSIQTIRLDRMELGIPELRERMKQMAEHSYDQVRSLPVDEVIGDIVDLQLDKSGISIFEIRGEHVFSRNGIARGHYVFAQANSLAVAVINAEIALTASADIRFVRMVRLGEKCISKAYVRSLAGRKGKAEVDVFTYVGEEMVFQGHFVVYRSITEEYSEGVSRSADRH encoded by the coding sequence GTGCCGAAGAAAGAACGCCAGCAGCAGCTGTTGCAGATTATTGAGGAAAATCCTTTTGTCACGGACCGTGAGCTTACCCGGCAGCTGAAGGTCAGCATACAGACGATCCGGCTGGACCGAATGGAGCTTGGTATTCCGGAGCTGCGGGAGCGCATGAAGCAGATGGCGGAGCATTCCTACGATCAGGTTCGCTCTCTTCCTGTGGACGAAGTGATTGGAGATATCGTTGATTTGCAGCTGGACAAGAGCGGCATTTCGATCTTTGAAATCCGTGGGGAGCATGTCTTCTCCAGGAACGGGATTGCCCGCGGCCATTATGTATTCGCTCAGGCCAATTCGCTGGCGGTTGCCGTAATCAATGCCGAAATCGCGCTTACCGCTTCCGCTGATATCCGCTTTGTACGCATGGTCCGTCTGGGTGAGAAATGCATATCCAAGGCTTATGTCCGCTCGCTGGCGGGCCGCAAGGGCAAGGCCGAGGTCGACGTATTTACATATGTTGGCGAAGAGATGGTCTTTCAGGGCCATTTCGTCGTGTACCGGTCCATAACCGAAGAATACAGCGAAGGAGTGAGCCGTAGTGCAGATCGCCATTGA
- the plsX gene encoding phosphate acyltransferase PlsX: MQIAIDAMGGDHAPESNVEGALSAAAEWKDTQIILVGDEARLAPLLKDKPANVTVRHASEVIEPDEEPVKAVRRKKDSSMVVAGKMVKEGEAEAMISAGNTGALMTTGLLIVGRMPGIERPALAPMIPTLDDVGVLALDLGANMDAEPQHLAQYALMGSIYRSKVHGISQPRVGLLNVGAEPGKGNKLTKEAYPLLEQLPGIHFVGNVEARDVLTGSCDVLVCDGFAGNILLKSLEGTAGAIFALLKEQFTRSLKTKLGAAMLMPELRGLRGKMDYKEHGGAPLLGLSGLVVKGHGSSDGNAIKNAVRQARQALSSGLVPSISKEISGK; the protein is encoded by the coding sequence GTGCAGATCGCCATTGACGCCATGGGCGGGGACCACGCGCCCGAGAGCAACGTGGAAGGCGCCTTGTCCGCGGCGGCGGAATGGAAAGATACGCAGATTATTCTAGTCGGTGACGAAGCAAGACTGGCACCGCTGCTTAAAGATAAGCCGGCCAATGTAACGGTCCGCCATGCAAGCGAAGTAATCGAACCCGATGAGGAACCCGTCAAAGCCGTAAGGCGAAAAAAGGATTCATCCATGGTTGTTGCGGGAAAGATGGTTAAAGAAGGCGAAGCCGAGGCGATGATATCCGCCGGTAATACGGGGGCCCTTATGACGACAGGGCTGCTTATTGTCGGAAGAATGCCGGGCATCGAGCGCCCGGCGCTCGCTCCGATGATCCCGACCCTTGACGATGTCGGTGTGCTGGCTCTGGATCTAGGCGCGAATATGGATGCCGAGCCGCAGCATTTGGCGCAGTACGCGCTGATGGGAAGCATTTACCGCAGCAAGGTGCACGGCATTTCGCAGCCGCGCGTTGGTCTCCTGAACGTCGGCGCGGAGCCCGGCAAGGGCAACAAGCTGACAAAGGAAGCGTATCCGCTGCTGGAGCAGCTTCCCGGCATCCACTTTGTCGGAAACGTGGAAGCGCGTGACGTCCTGACGGGAAGCTGCGATGTGCTCGTCTGCGACGGATTCGCCGGGAATATTTTGCTGAAGTCGCTGGAAGGGACGGCGGGCGCGATATTCGCCCTGCTCAAAGAGCAGTTCACCCGTTCCCTCAAGACGAAGCTTGGGGCGGCGATGCTTATGCCTGAGCTGAGAGGTCTCAGAGGCAAGATGGATTACAAGGAGCACGGCGGCGCACCGCTGCTGGGCTTAAGCGGTCTCGTAGTGAAGGGGCACGGTTCTTCTGACGGAAACGCCATCAAAAATGCGGTCCGGCAGGCGCGGCAGGCGCTATCGTCCGGTCTTGTCCCAAGTATATCCAAGGAAATCAGCGGGAAGTGA
- a CDS encoding beta-ketoacyl-ACP synthase III yields the protein MNNLRPVGIIGTGKYVPEKILTNSDLEKMVETNDEWIVSRTGIRERHIAAPDEATSDLAYEASLRALASAGMKAEDLDLIIVATITPDTTFPSTACILQDKLGAKGAAAFDLSAACSGFVYSLATAVGFIQNGMYHNALIIGADTLSRITDYTDRNTCVLFGDGAGAVVIGEVPEGRGFQSFDLGAEGAGGPLLKLEGGGSRLPATAETVEGKKHFIYMNGREVFKFAVRVMGAATEKVLGKAGLAKEDIDLFIPHQANIRIIQSAMQRLELPPEKCVINVDKYANTSAASIPLALVEAAEEGRMKEGDTVLMVGFGGGLTWGASILIW from the coding sequence ATGAATAACTTACGGCCGGTCGGTATTATCGGCACGGGAAAATATGTACCCGAAAAAATATTAACCAACAGCGATCTGGAAAAAATGGTGGAAACAAATGATGAATGGATTGTCAGCCGGACGGGGATCCGCGAGCGGCATATCGCGGCTCCGGACGAGGCAACTTCCGATCTTGCCTATGAAGCGTCGCTTCGGGCGCTGGCTTCTGCAGGCATGAAGGCTGAAGATCTTGATCTGATCATTGTGGCTACGATAACGCCGGACACGACCTTTCCTTCCACAGCCTGCATTTTGCAGGATAAGCTCGGAGCAAAGGGTGCGGCGGCTTTCGACCTGTCTGCGGCTTGCTCCGGCTTTGTATACAGTCTGGCGACAGCAGTCGGGTTCATTCAGAACGGCATGTACCACAATGCCCTGATTATTGGAGCCGACACGCTATCACGGATAACGGATTATACGGACCGAAATACCTGCGTGCTATTTGGCGACGGTGCCGGAGCGGTCGTAATCGGCGAAGTGCCGGAGGGCCGGGGATTCCAGTCCTTTGATCTTGGCGCAGAGGGCGCCGGCGGACCGCTGCTCAAGCTGGAAGGCGGAGGCTCGCGGCTGCCCGCTACGGCGGAGACGGTGGAAGGCAAGAAGCATTTCATCTATATGAACGGCCGGGAAGTGTTCAAGTTTGCGGTCCGGGTTATGGGTGCGGCGACGGAGAAGGTGCTTGGCAAGGCGGGTCTTGCAAAAGAAGACATTGACTTATTCATACCGCATCAGGCGAATATTCGCATCATTCAGTCGGCTATGCAGCGTCTTGAACTTCCGCCGGAGAAGTGCGTAATCAATGTAGACAAATACGCGAACACCTCGGCGGCATCTATACCGCTCGCCCTAGTGGAAGCGGCGGAAGAGGGACGGATGAAGGAAGGCGACACCGTTCTGATGGTCGGCTTCGGCGGAGGTCTGACTTGGGGCGCTTCCATATTGATTTGGTAA
- the fabD gene encoding ACP S-malonyltransferase, producing MSKIAFVFPGQGAQAVGMAKDAYEAVPEARAIFEKGDEVLGFPLSTLVFEGPDSELKQTANTQPALLTASVAYLEALKGKGLTPDYVAGHSLGEYSALVAAGVLAYEDAVKLVRLRGQFMEEAVPGGQGAMAAVLGAGREALADLCRSVSEQDGPVELANINCPGQIVVSGSHTGVNAVVQRVKEAGGKRAIPLEVSGPFHSSMMKAAAERLSDELAKTEFKVPSVPVVVNVTALPVTNPEEIRELLVRQVYSPVLWQDTVERLIEEGVDTFVEIGSGSVLAGLIRKIDKNVKVININSLESIEALG from the coding sequence ATGAGTAAAATCGCATTCGTATTTCCCGGCCAGGGCGCGCAGGCGGTTGGTATGGCGAAGGATGCATATGAAGCTGTGCCCGAGGCCCGTGCGATATTTGAAAAAGGCGATGAAGTTCTCGGCTTTCCGCTCAGCACGCTTGTCTTTGAAGGGCCTGACAGCGAGCTTAAGCAGACAGCCAATACGCAGCCCGCGCTGCTGACAGCGAGCGTAGCCTATCTGGAGGCGCTGAAGGGCAAAGGCCTTACGCCGGATTATGTGGCCGGCCACAGCCTGGGAGAATACAGCGCGCTGGTGGCGGCCGGCGTACTGGCCTACGAGGACGCCGTCAAGCTGGTGCGTCTGCGCGGCCAGTTTATGGAAGAGGCCGTGCCAGGCGGACAAGGTGCGATGGCGGCCGTGCTGGGCGCCGGACGCGAGGCGCTGGCGGACCTGTGCCGCAGCGTATCGGAGCAGGATGGCCCGGTTGAGCTGGCGAATATCAACTGCCCGGGACAGATTGTCGTATCCGGCTCGCATACGGGCGTGAACGCGGTCGTTCAGCGGGTGAAGGAAGCAGGCGGCAAGCGGGCAATTCCGCTGGAAGTGAGCGGTCCTTTCCACTCCTCCATGATGAAGGCAGCGGCTGAAAGACTGTCGGACGAGCTGGCGAAGACTGAGTTCAAGGTGCCGTCCGTTCCCGTCGTCGTCAACGTTACCGCGCTTCCCGTCACGAATCCGGAGGAAATCCGCGAGCTGCTGGTCCGGCAGGTGTACTCGCCGGTACTGTGGCAGGATACCGTGGAACGGCTGATTGAAGAAGGCGTGGACACGTTTGTGGAGATCGGCTCCGGCAGCGTGCTCGCCGGACTCATCCGCAAGATCGACAAGAACGTCAAGGTGATCAACATTAACAGCCTGGAAAGCATTGAAGCTCTTGGTTGA
- the fabG gene encoding 3-oxoacyl-ACP reductase FabG — protein MFSALRGQTALVTGASRGIGRSIALALAEHGVKVAVNYSGSEDAARETVERIAELGSEGIALRGNVGSAEQAEALVKETLGAWGRIDILVNNAGITRDNLIMRMKEEEFDQVIETNLKGVFNCLKAVTRPMMKQRYGRIINISSVVGVTGNPGQANYSAAKAGIIGLTKSAARELASRGITVNCIAPGFIDTDMTRQLSDEVRADLAKGIPLARLGLPEEIASAALFLASEGAAYMTGQTLHVDGGMYM, from the coding sequence ATGTTCTCAGCATTGCGGGGCCAGACGGCCCTCGTTACGGGCGCGTCTCGCGGCATCGGCCGCAGCATCGCGCTGGCGCTGGCGGAGCATGGCGTCAAGGTCGCCGTGAACTATTCAGGCAGCGAAGATGCGGCCCGGGAGACCGTAGAACGCATCGCGGAGCTCGGCTCTGAAGGAATCGCGCTGCGGGGCAATGTCGGCAGCGCCGAACAGGCGGAAGCCCTGGTTAAAGAAACCCTCGGCGCCTGGGGCCGGATCGATATTCTAGTGAATAACGCGGGCATTACAAGGGATAATCTGATTATGCGGATGAAAGAGGAAGAATTCGATCAGGTCATCGAGACGAATCTCAAAGGCGTGTTCAACTGCCTAAAGGCGGTCACCCGTCCGATGATGAAACAGCGCTATGGCCGGATCATCAATATTTCCTCCGTCGTCGGCGTGACAGGCAATCCGGGCCAGGCTAACTATTCGGCGGCGAAAGCCGGCATTATCGGTCTGACCAAGTCGGCTGCGCGCGAGCTTGCTTCCCGCGGCATTACGGTTAACTGTATTGCTCCCGGCTTTATCGACACCGATATGACCCGGCAGCTGTCTGATGAAGTCCGCGCCGATCTGGCGAAGGGCATTCCGCTCGCACGGCTCGGTCTGCCGGAGGAGATTGCTTCGGCGGCGCTATTCCTTGCATCCGAGGGTGCAGCGTACATGACGGGCCAGACGCTTCATGTTGACGGCGGCATGTATATGTAA
- the acpP gene encoding acyl carrier protein, which produces MSDVLERVKRIVVDRLGADEAEVTLEASFKDDLGADSLDVVELVMELEDEFDMEISDEDAEKITTVGEVVNYIQSHT; this is translated from the coding sequence ATGTCCGATGTATTGGAGCGTGTAAAGCGCATTGTCGTCGACCGCTTAGGAGCCGACGAAGCCGAAGTCACACTGGAAGCGTCTTTCAAAGATGATTTGGGAGCTGATTCTCTCGACGTTGTAGAATTGGTGATGGAATTGGAAGATGAATTCGATATGGAAATCTCTGATGAAGATGCAGAGAAGATTACGACTGTGGGTGAAGTTGTAAACTACATACAATCTCATACCTAG